From Pithys albifrons albifrons isolate INPA30051 chromosome 27, PitAlb_v1, whole genome shotgun sequence, one genomic window encodes:
- the PRAM1 gene encoding PML-RARA-regulated adapter molecule 1: protein MMHLEGRDAVVRHLQAKFQGNRKDPPEVGGWPESHPGAPHGPEPGQTPPVGSKGKLPPKPPQTRRVDYSRASPSHSTGQSVGQHSPPHPPQETLARMARRKQAMAEGANFHLAKPGEGGVLNKEVGTGSDAPQRKPARQTRPLTKDKGVPVVPAKGAAVAAPLVAVGSSHRTGPPDLPQRKPLPHISMLGVKPAKPWHPPVMDLAKFKAAAHPGTAIRPATEPPRNAQLGHLRPGRAGAAPVRLLLQDAPSGTGDEDEIYDDAESVGLPRRSPGLLLPPVSWPPVYPCPRRGGDAGQASNTVTLLAAAQREAQVSQKMKTMTLKECKKEEKADKEFQKKFKFEGSINVLTQMMVDPAATEKRGRGKNLPVRRGEILDVIQFTNEEQILCRNSQRRYGYMPRAVMLHLDTDIYDDVEIYG, encoded by the exons ATG ATGCATCTGGAGGGGAGAGATGCTGTGGTGAGACACCTCCAGGCAAAGTTCCAAGGGAACAGGAAAGACCCTCCTGAAGTGGGTGGCTGGCCAGAAAGTCACCCTGGAGCACCCCATGGACCAGAGCCAGGACAGACCCCTCCAGTGGGCTCCAAGGGCAAGCTGCCTCCAAAGCCCCCCCAGACCAGGAGGGTGGACTACAGCAGGGCCTCTCCATCTCACAGCACAGGTCAGAGTGTGGGACAGCATTCACCTCCTCATCCCCCCCAGGAGACTCTGGCACGGATGGCACGGAGGAAGCAGGCGATGGCTGAAGGTGCCAACTTCCACCTGGCAAAGCCAGGAGAAGGAGGTGTGTTGAACAAGGAGGTGGGAACTGGCTCTGATGCTCCCCAGAGGAAGCCAGCCCGGCAGACACGGCCTCTCACCAAAGACAAGGGTGTTCCAGTGGTTCCTGCCAAAGGTGCGGCTGTTGCAGCCCCCCTGGTCGCTGTGGGAAGCTCACACAGGACAGGACCCCCAGATCTGCCCCAGAGGAAGCCTTTGCCACACATCAGCATGCTGGGAGTGAAGCCAGCCAAGCCTTGGCACCCTCCTGTCATGGATTTGGCAAAGTTCAAAGCAGCTGCACATCCTGGGACAGCCATCCGTCCTGCCACGGAGCCACCAAGGAACGCTCAGCTGG GTCACCTGAGACCAGGCCGTGCTGGGGCAGCGCCAGTGcggctcctgctgcaggatgcTCCGAGTGGGACAGG GGATGAAGATGAGATATATGACGACGCTGAGTCTGTTGGACTGCCCAGGAGAAGCCCAGGccttctgctgcctcctgtgTCCTGGCCACCAGTGTATCCCTGCCCTAGAAGAG GTGGAGATGCTGGCCAAGCCTCCAACACAGTTACCTTGCTGGCAGCTGCACAGAG AGAAGCCCAGGTCTCCCAGAAGATGAAGACCATGACACTTAAGGAAtgcaagaaggaagagaaggcagaCAAGGAGTTTCAGAAGAAATTCAAG TTCGAAGGCAGCATCAACGTCCTGACTCAGATGATGGTCGACCCTGCAGCGACAGAGaagaggggcagagggaagaaCCTGCCTGTGCGACGGGGAGAGATCCTTGATGTCATTCAGTTTACAAATGAGGAGCAAATCctctgcaggaacagccagAGAAGAT ATGGCTACATGCCCCGGGCCGTGATGCTGCACCT GGACACTGACATCTATGATGATGTTGAGATTTATG GTTGA
- the LOC139683225 gene encoding excitatory amino acid transporter 5-like — MRMLKMLILPLITSSLMSGLATMDSKACGKMGVITITYYLWTTFMAVTVGIILVVSIHPGAAAQKDNYSVGKVVLSSADALLDLIRNMFPSNLVEASFQQYRTVLVPVVKSHGFPKASGKPVNFIYFAPDDQNPEIHRPVFLELTPSPEMTYRTLAGTSNEMNVLGIVIFSATIGLLLGKMGERGAPLVNVCQCLNEAVMKIVSMAVWYFPFGIVFLIAGKIVEMEDPSVIGQKLGLYVITVVSGLAFHGTILLPLLFVLITKKNPFAFIQGILQALLIALATSSSSATLPITLKCLLENNGIDRRVARFVLPVGATINMDGTALYEAVAAIFIAQVNEYELDLGQIITISITASAASIGAAGIPQSGLVTMVIVLTSVGLPTEDITLIIAVDWALDRLRTMTNVLGDALAAGIIAHVCEKDFAPKPPLQDPVSNTDKFPSMETSQLHLKDNVIEVIEEALTDQTGVHYNICQV, encoded by the exons ATGAGGATGCTGAAGATGCTGATCCTGCCCTTGATTACCTCCAG CCTCATGTCCGGTTTGGCCACCATGGACTCCAAGGCCTGTGGGAAGATGGGTGTGATCACCATCACCTACTACCTTTGGACAACCTTCATGGCAGTGACTGTGGGGATCATCCTCGTGGTCAGCATCCACCCTGGTGCAGCTGCCCAGAAGGACAACTACTCTGTGGGGAAAgtggtgctcagctctgctgatgcATTACTGGATTTAATCAG AAACATGTTTCCTTCTAACCTGGTTGAAGCTTCGTTCCAGCAG TATCGAACCGTTCTTGTTCCAGTGGTGAAGTCTCACGGCTTTCCAAAGGCCTCAGGAAAACCTGtcaattttatttactttgcaCCTGATGACCAAAACCCTGAAATCCACCGGCCGGTGTTCCTTGAGCTGACTCCGTCACCCGAGATGACCTACAGGACCTTGGCTGGGACCAGCAACGAGATGAATGTCCTGGGGATCGTCATCTTCTCGGCGACAATCG GACTTCTCCTGGGAAAAATGGGCGAGCGAGGAGCCCCCCTGGTTAACGTGTGCCAGTGTCTGAACGAAGCAGTCATGAAAATTGTCTCCATGGCCGTTTG GTACTTCCCCTTTGGCATTGTATTTCTTATTGCTGGAAAGATTGTGGAGATGGAAGATCCATCAGTTATAGGACAGAAGCTGGGACTGTATGTCATTACAGTAGTGTCAGGGCTTGCCTTCCATGGAACCATTCTCTTACCTCTGCTTTTTGTGCTCATAACTAAGAAAAACCCCTTTGCTTTCATTCAGGGGATTCTGCAAGCCTTGCTGATTGCCTTAGCTACATCCTCCAG CTCAGCCACTCTGCCCATCACCCTCAAGTGTCTGCTGGAGAACAACGGCATAGACAGGCGCGTGGCGCGGTTCGTGCTGCCCGTCGGTGCCACCATCAACATGGACGGCACGGCCCTCTATGAAGCAGTCGCTGCCATCTTCATAGCCCAAGTCAACGAGTATGAACTAGATTTGGGACAGATTATAACCATAAG CATCACAGCCTCGGCCGCCAGCATCGGCGCCGCCGGCATCCCGCAGTCCGGGCTCGTCACCATGGTCATCGTGCTCACCTCCGTGGGGCTCCCGACCGAGGACATCACCCTCATCATCGCCGTCGACTGGGCTCT GGACCGGCTGCGGACAATGACCAATGTCCTGGGGGATGCTCTGGCTGCTGGAATCATTGCACACGTCTGTGAGAAAGACTTTGCCCCAAAGCCCCCCCTG CAAGACCCAGTGAGCAACACGGACAAGTTTCCTTCCATGGAGACCTCACAGCTGCATCTCAAAGACAACGTGATTGAAGTAATTGAAGAAGCCTTGACAGATCAGACAGGAGTTCACTATAACATCTGCCAGGTGTAG